The Vitis vinifera cultivar Pinot Noir 40024 chromosome 1, ASM3070453v1 DNA segment CTTCTTTGGATTTACATGGAAATACATCTTCAAAGAATGATGCATTCCTTGATTCCATTATCGTGTTCTTATGAATATCTGGGATATTTGATTCATAAACAAGAAACCGATAAGCATTACTATTATgtgcatagccaatgaaaatgCAATCAATAGTCTTAGGTCCTATTTTCACCTTTTTAGGTGGAGGAACTGCCACTTTAGCAAGACATCCCCACATTCGTAAGTATGTGTAGGATGGCTTtcttcctttccataactcatatggagtcTTTTCTGCTTTCTTTTTGGGTACCTTATTCAAAAGGTAATTAGCAGTTAAAATGGCTTCTCCCCACATGTTTTGTGGCAAACTAGAACTTATTaacattgcattcatcatttccTTTAAGGTACGATTCTTTCGCTCAGCCACTCCATTGGATTGAGGCGAATAAGGTGCTATTGTTTCGTGTATAATCCCATGTTGAGCACAAATGTCAACAAATGGCGATTCATACTCACCACCTCGATCACTTCTTagtaccttaattttcttgttgagttgattctcaacttcatttttatagaaaacaaatttCTCTATAGCTTCATCCTTGCTTTTTAGTAAATACACATAACAGTATTTGGTGCTATCGTcaacaaaagtaataaaatatttattaccacCTCTTGTTTGTACAAATTTCAAATCACAGATATCACTATGGATCAAATCAAGGGGTTCAGTGTTTCTTTCAACACTTTGAAAAGATGACCTTGTTAGTTTTGCCTCAACACAAGTTTCACATTTATGgttggaattaatttggaatgttggtatatgatttaagttaattaatctaCGTAATGTATCATAATTAACATGTCCTAATCTACCATGCCATAAATCAGAAGACTCAAGCATGTAAGTAGAAGTACTAGCTTTATTCATATTTGACTTAATAATAGTCATTACATTGAGTTTCCACATTCCATCACTCATATACCCTTTCCCAACATACATTCCACTCTTGgacaaaacaaatttgtttgACTCAAAGACCAACCGAAATCCATGATTATTCAGCAATGAACCAGACACCAAGTTCTTGCGAATTTCCGGTACATATAAAACATTGGTCAGAGTCAACTCTTTCCCAGAAGTCATCTTCAAGATTACTTTACCTTGACCCTTGATCTCAGAGGTGACAGAGTTCCCCATGAACACTTTTTCCCCATTCTCAATTGGTTCAAAAGTGGAGAACATTTTCTTATTAGAGCATACATGGCGAGTAGCACCAGTATCAATCCACCATTCCTTTGGGTTAGAACCCACCAAGTTCACCTCAGAGACTACTGCTGTGAGGTCAATGTCAGAAACATTTTTAGTGATGTCGTCAATCACATTAGCTTCCTTAGGTTTATTCTTTTTGGGCAGTCTACAATCAACAGACTTGTGACCTTGCTTACCACAATTGAAGCATTTCCCTTGAAATTTCGGCTTCTTTGAGATCCCTCCTTTAGGTCCCAACTTAGATCCTTTCCCTTTGTTGTTGTTCGTCTTTGCCTTGGAACTTTGACCATGTTCCACAAAGTTAGCCTTGGCCTCATTTAGAGTGTGCGCCCCTTTCTTTTCAGATCTTCTATTATCTTCTTCAATGCGAAGTCTAATAATTAGATCCTCGAtgctcatttcctttcttttgtgcTTGAGGTAATTCTTAAAATCTTTCCAAGCAGGGGGTAGTTTCTCAATAATAGCTGCTACTTGGAATGTTTCACTCAACATCATTCCCTCAGCATGTATCTCATGCAAGATTACTTGAAGTTCTTGGACTTGACTTACCACAGTCTTGGAATCTACCATCTTATAGTCGAGGAAGCAACCCACAACAAATTTCTTAGCCCCGGCATCCTCAGTTTTATATTTTCGATCTAGAGATTCCCATAGCTCCTTAGCTGTTTTCTCGTCAGAATAAACATACAATGAATCAGCTAAACCATTCATGACATAATTTCTACACAAGAAGTCAGAATGTTTCCAAGCATCTATAGCACTGATGACTTGGATATCGTGCTCGTCTTCTTTGAGCTTAGGAACATCCTCAGTTAAGAATCTTGCAAGATTCAACGTGGTCAAATAGAATAACATCTTTTGTTGccaccttttaaaatttagtccaCTGAACTTCTCTGGTTTTTCTCCTGGTGAGACAGAGATTGGTACAGCAGTAGGCATCGCTGGCACTTGGGCCACAGTAGGGGTTGCCACTGGGGCTAATTCAGTTACAACAACGTTATCGGATTCAGTTgtcatttttttgaaacatcCAAGAAAatgtgtcaattttttttttttttccaaaaaaaaaaaaaaaaaacttaaaaaaaaaaaactgaaaatcacTTTACAGAGTATTCTCAGGAAAGACTAGTGGGGTATAATGACCCAGACCAGGACTAGCTTCCTTAGACAAAATATTCAGTTCCCAGGAAATTGGAGGGGTCACAAATGGTCCCGCTTAAATTCCAATTACCTTAGACAGAACTTCTTTGTatcataatttccaaattttcaaaagacttGGTACAAACATTATAAGAAGGTATTTTTcccataataaaaaaacatgagtCACAGTCCAATGGTGTCTTACTGAGTTGAGCATGAGAAAAATGGCTCAGGTTAAGAGTTCGAAACTTCTTTTTGTAAcaaatggttgtttttttttttttttttccttctaacaaaaaaaacacaaatttgaaaaaaaattttcttcaGATAAACCCAATTTCaacaaacttatttttttattttttatttttatttttttttttccactggtttttttttccttcttcttcttcctgatAACTTGTTTCCTTTTCACCAACCACTGgttttcctttgaaaaaatCTGTTTTAAGAATGTTAGACAACCACTCTGCACACACTggttagttcataagaaaataaaagaaaaactggaaaaaaaaaacagagaattaaggaagaagattagacCGAGTCTTGTGGAAACACAATCTCCTTAAAACAGATTCGCCTTCTCCACAGGTGCTTTGAGAATCGCAAGGCGTCTGTTTCCCAGGATAAAACGATCTTCGAATGGCAGCAACAACACTCTGCAGCCACTCCGGCGAACTGGAAATTGTTCAACTCTATCACGGACACGGAAGGAAGGAACTCTTCAACACTCTGACAATACTCCaaagtttttttgttctttttttgaaagaaagtctaccactatttatagacttcaaggagggaagaacacagacaggttcagaaagccaaaatgaatttggcttcttgagactcttagaattctggaaaaatgaatgaatttacttaattcaatggatttacttaatttcattcatcccctttttccaacagattttgattaaaatggtttttaaaaattcaatttttaaaatttaacctcctacttttttttttatcttatttggacaaaaatactctcattatttttatttttatttttttgtaaaaataacccTCTCTTTTAAAACATACTAGTGAATATTTGAAATGGTAAatgacatttatatatataaaataggttagtttttaagaaaaaagtaggttagtttttaagaaaaaaatatggaaaaggTTAGATTCAcaatttgagaattatttcatcaatttcaaccaaatatttcatattatatatataatataatatgaaaacattaatttgatGGATATTTTTAAAAGGGATTTGGATTAACTcccaattttttgtttaaagatTTAAGATACTAGAACACTTGTTAACTTATATTAAAAaggtaatgattttaaaaattatatttaaaagtcaagataatttttttttaaaaatacataaaataaatttatacttttaatataggatgttttgttatttatatagatttttttttttttaattaggaaGTGTATGCAAAGTGACACttctttcaatttaattaaCTATGAGtgattttaactttatattcaagggatttataataatttaacacaatattttattaatctaaCATTTATTGTTAAgctacattatttttaatttttagtgttgttgttgggattgagccttacaaaacatgacatgatgtaatagatcGAAATTCATTTATGTTTCATAGTTTCCCTTTAATATTTCATTTGCATTAATTGGTCATTTGAGTGTACATGTCCCACTTTACTTGAATTGTACATGATACAATGTAATAGATAGAGATTCATTTATGTTTCatgtttttcctttattatttcatttgcaTTAATTGGTCATTTAAGTGTACATGCCCCACTTTACTTGAATTGTACTTGACTTGGGTACATTAAGAGTCgcacaaaagatccaaatcatttgttcctttgtAAAGTGATGAATTGTCCATaattagttcatggatttgggtaatcCATTTGAGATTATAGTACACTACCTCCAAATTGGATAGATGAATTATCTTGGTTATCGTGAAGGTTTTTCCATagtaagtgcactagtgtatgtgatgcacactagataagacctacagtgaatcatgacgtaagactattgattgtcatgattcaccaaggtACTATACTGCATAAACTCTTAATCTTGAGTGAGTCTATGCCAAAGTCAACATGAGACTGCGACTTATAGGTGAGACCTTAGGGTAGtcatatattctctatgaattgggtcactattgatggaaattGGCAATAATAGGTATTCTCGATGgagacatcatgatatctcataggattgagacaatgtgtctcattaggtgatccaaaggacatgtgatctagaaaactatggtcataacatttcctttaatgaaaatttgacatatgctctttggagttaaagtatgtcaattgataacataataagtgagatttgtaactcaattaTTAaagaagtaatcttgataggtgatagtactaccttgttagattataggtACCAATTTATGGAgagtctgcatgtagtggatagtaggtcacaaacccaaACTtcatctcgttgttatttatatagagtATTAAAGTGTTGTTGATTCTCTTTACTgtaatgttgaatcaactttagaatcaaattttaataGAGTTAGTACTCTTATGAGTCCCATTGGTCCctactttgagctcatatatcaTGATGGcatagtttatgagggttgaattgaCTCTACATTCACTCTTCTAtgtaagggcattttggtaattacacaagatTGCAAGggggatagtgaacaagttctctagattgggctaattgattaattagatgatcttgtatagttaattaattaaatatgaccTATTTTGGgcttagattaagtgacccaaccttggtgggttcaagtcacttaagtccacTAAGGGAAcctatatatatccttttatgGGTTAAGGTTCCATCACTTTTTGGTTTTTctcaagtaaaataaattttcatgagaagtttTTTCCaatgttatttttcttcatcGTTATTCCTTTTTGGATTATCCACTTGGTTGGATAGATGGTTCTTTAAGCTCTCTCCTCCTAAGAGAAGAAGAACTACACCTATCATTGGTCCTCAAAGTTCTCCCCCTCTAAGAGAATGAGGAAACCTTTTGTATATGGATAGTCTAAGGATAAAGGATAGGAGATCAATTATTTTAGCACACGAGTCCTAGTTTAAGAAGTAAATAacggatttgaaaattttcatgatagagaatttattttaagaaaagttaCCAAAATTGCTAAAAGTCTCTCTTTTCAAAAGATTAAGTAAAAGAGGGTGTTCCACAACCTCCATTGTTAAGCTCAGCTTGATTTAGGTTCATCATCGCcggcaaggatgaaaatatcggtaatcacggatatatcggtaattcgattttacagatatatcggatatatcggagatatttttggatatatcggagatatatcggtggatattattggtaggcttaaaattgttaaaaactcatggaaatgtaagaaaaacctcataataatataattagaagtataatagacattttaaaattgttttattgaaaaatttgatatatatatgatataatttgcgatattagatgtaattatatcatgtcgatctataagaaatgttaatttcgtaattgttctcattataaagtcacatcaaatacttcatttcattaaataacaataatttgtacacattacattgcaatgtccctttagtaccaaaatgagtttcgatgtggttcaatgggattgatagatgaaggaaccccggcttgctgttggagacaatattggtaccaagtcaatgagcctcgataatattggttataaattctaacatgccatgcatatatctcttgagtcctgCCTACTGCTTCTACATGGATAGGATACTCAAAGTTCACCCATGTGTTAACGCCAAATCCTTCTTCCATCTGATATGGAATTTGGTATGGCATTTGTCTGGAAGGGGAATAATGTgacataccatactcttcatctgttgaacttgaaggttgaccataactcatcacatgaggagggtagacgttagcctcattcgaggagtcactaaattgagtccctatactcatagattcaaaactccctgaaagtaactcctcgttatatggttccatcattcgttctcttcctctataaggcctcccaatagctcctatgcctggaccagctcttctagagccatggtcttcatcctgtgtgcagtgtgtgaaatcattttcacaagtaaATTGGTTGATTGGATATTGACTATGTCGACGTTCATCAATATCTCCTCCCCCATTATCACCTCCATCATCagttccacctcttgaaccatcgtaaccagaagcagaagtacctgcagcactaggtctactactatggCCAGCACTTGTGGAGTCAATCTCTTGCTGGGAATATGTCGCATGAAGAGAATCATCagtatctttgctaaaactttcagagtgaacttcttcggacaacacacgttcaacattaactccaaattctcgAGCATGAGCGGCAATTCGTGGATCAGGATTTCCAACTTCGTCATCCAAGTGTATAGGCCTAACCCACTGGAAcaactgattatcttcttcttcacccacctcggctgaaatgtcaaggagatcaaggtaatctttttcagcaactcgatcattttctgcctccatatcgcgtaactttagcctcatattatagtaacaaaacactaattgctccaatcgagagtaagccaaacgatttcgttgctttgtgtggatgagagcaaacgtgctccaatttctctcacatgcagaagatgacgcagtttgtgagagaactttgatggctaactttctcaatgtaggtgtttgattcccatacataaaccaccattcagctgcaacgaatttgataatcatataaatacttatgtggcgaacttacaataataataatcaattttttcctataaagacTCACCAggcaccatggttgaccttgaTGCAATTGCCGCTCGATCaccgaatcctctttttgcatctcgaaaaagtacaagctatgtattcaacatttaatttgttagtaaacgttcaaataaattgatgaatgaaattattgtttta contains these protein-coding regions:
- the LOC100853850 gene encoding uncharacterized protein LOC100853850, whose product is MEYKEMEAYVNQQREKWKTYGCTIMSDGWTGPTKLSIINFMVYSKGTTVFLKSVDASNYIKDHKYIYELLKTIIKEVGKENVVQIVTDNGSAFMKAGKQLMKKYNLYWTPCAAHCIDLIFEDIGKRPNVIEVINNARKITNFIYNHGWLLAQMRKYCGGDIVRPGATRFATNYIALDSLLKKRADLKKLFMSDEWAQHKLSRTKLGRELEQLLFDHTYWDRLTNIVSLYEPLYVVLRLVDSEVVPTMPFVYELMQVMKENLIRQGAGDWMFKIIQDRWQKTLKHPLHAAAYFLNPRFQYRRGVGSDPELLQAVHDVFAKLDPTTESLGQFGNELVLFRDAKRGFGDRAAIASRSTMVPAEWWFMYGNQTPTLRKLAIKVLSQTASSSACERNWSTFALIHTKQRNRLAYSRLEQLVFCYYNMRLKLRDMEAENDRVAEKDYLDLLDISAEVGEEEDNQLFQWVRPIHLDDEVGNPDPRIAAHAREFGVNVERVLSEEVHSESFSKDTDDSLHATYSQQEIDSTSAGHSSRPSAAGTSASGYDGSRGGTDDGGDNGGGDIDERRHSQYPINQFTCENDFTHCTQDEDHGSRRAGPGIGAIGRPYRGRERMMEPYNEELLSGSFESMSIGTQFSDSSNEANVYPPHVMSYGQPSSSTDEEYGMSHYSPSRQMPYQIPYQMEEGFGVNTWVNFEYPIHVEAVGRTQEIYAWHVRIYNQYYRGSLTWYQYCLQQQAGVPSSINPIEPHRNSFWY